The Trypanosoma brucei brucei TREU927 chromosome 9, whole genome shotgun sequence genome includes a window with the following:
- a CDS encoding ribosomal protein S7, putative has protein sequence MSAQPHLRKLRKLKRANPSQEEESVARVLFELEGSHKTLRAQLPRFHINTVRTSSSPRHKKTAMIILYPLRFIMLVRKIQRTLTAELEKRFPGNIVVLVAQRKITKRPNDVYKLQQVQRSRTSVAVFENILNDLIYPCDVVGRRWRYRTDGSKLMKVFLDARDRKRVESRLPLLAHVYKLLTHRTVTFGFMWNPKLQQVSSR, from the coding sequence ATGTCCGCACAACCGCACCTCCGCAAGCTGCGTAAGCTCAAGCGCGCCAACCCGTctcaggaggaggagagcgTCGCGAGGGTGCTCTTTGAATTGGAAGGCTCCCACAAGACTCTCCGCGCGCAGTTGCCCCGCTTCCATATAAACACTGTTCGCACGTCGTCGAGTCCCCGTCACAAGAAGACAGCTATGATCATTTTGTACCCGTTGCGTTTTATCATGCTTGTACGCAAGATTCAGCGAACGCTTACGGCAGAGCTCGAGAAGCGCTTCCCCGGAAACATTGTTGTGCTTGTTGCGCAGCGCAAGATAACGAAGCGACCGAATGATGTGTACAAGCTTCAGCAGGTGCAACGTTCCCGTACGAGCGTAGCGGTGTTTGAGAATATCTTGAATGATCTTATATATCCGTGTGACGTGGTGGGCCGCCGTTGGCGTTACCGTACGGATGGGAGTAAGCTGATGAAAGTGTTCTTGGACGCCCGTGACCGCAAGAGGGTGGAGTCGAGACTTCCCCTTCTTGCCCACGTCTACAAGTTGTTGACGCACCGAACTGTCACCTTCGGGTTCATGTGGAACCCTAAGTTGCAGCAAGTGTCCTCCCGGTAG